A stretch of Brassica rapa cultivar Chiifu-401-42 chromosome A08, CAAS_Brap_v3.01, whole genome shotgun sequence DNA encodes these proteins:
- the LOC103835553 gene encoding transcription factor bHLH131 gives MRPLSQRYNATAYSATIGRNFFTNGASSSNLFTSRGYSANAKPKSKTESKEMAAKKHSDAERRRRLRINYQFEALRTILPNLIKQDKASVLGETVRYFKELKKLVNEIPTTPSLEDSLRLGQCKNRDFARVVFNCSDREGLMSEVAESMKAADAKAVRAEMMTVGGRTKCVLFVQGVNGNEGLVKLKKALKPVVNRKLEAENNNNAGSLLPQQQ, from the exons ATGCGTCCACTTTCTCAGCGTTACAATGCAACAGCCTATTCAGCAACAATAGGAAGAAACTTCTTCACAAATGGAGCCTCAAGCAGCAACCTATTCACCTCCAGAGGGTACTCAGCCAATGCAAAGCCAAAATCGAAAACCGAGTCCAAGGAAATGGCTGCAAAGAAACATAGCGAcgcagagagaagaagaaggcttCGGATTAACTACCAGTTTGAAGCTCTTCGCACAATTCTTCCAAACTTAATCAAA CAGGATAAAGCATCTGTGCTAGGAGAGACTGTCAGGTACTTCAAGGAACTAAAGAAGCTGGTTAATGAGATACCAACCACACCATCTTTAGAAGACAGCTTGAGATTGGGTCAATGTAAGAACAGAGACTTTGCGAGAGTGGTGTTCAACTGTAGCGACAGAGAAGGGCTAATGTCTGaggtggcagagtcgatgaaagCAGCGGATGCAAAGGCGGTGAGAGCTGAGATGATGACAGTAGGCGGAAGAACCAAGTGTGTCTTGTTTGTTCAAGGTGTGAATGGGAATGAAGGTTTGGTTAAGCTCAAGAAGGCATTGAAACCTGTGGTGAATCGTAAATTAGAGGCGGAAAACAACAACAATGCAGGTTCATTGTTGCCTCAGCAGCAATGA
- the LOC108869329 gene encoding uncharacterized protein At4g38065, whose translation MSTMGEVTVGSQCHTLLDMRDFTGARSLVKMNKQLGKDWQKLDQVEAICDVIIAAENRLPNGFMDYYGMLRATRFGPVVLDDFRRLMKLLDWRCNGLPSSQEAAQYAYQAWSMLSKPVMKARYDLDISSPMVRGNNHVGVAQLGFPEGSSFVLKEQSPNQDIGRGNDNEVVVISDDDDDGDEDIITMARTAKVFKINGKRVKFIPLKKKKRKDSSTSNVRKT comes from the coding sequence ATGTCTACCATGGGAGAGGTTACCGTCGGTTCACAATGCCATACACTTCTCGACATGCGCGACTTTACTGGCGCTAGGAGTCTCGTTAAGATGAATAAACAGTTAGGCAAAGATTGGCAAAAACTTGACCAAGTTGAAGCAATCTGCGACGTGATCATCGCCGCAGAGAACCGGCTTCCCAACGGGTTTATGGATTACTATGGAATGCTTCGGGCGACCCGATTCGGACCGGTGGTTTTGGATGATTTCAGGAGGTTGATGAAGCTCCTAGATTGGAGGTGTAATGGTCTCCCCTCTAGCCAGGAAGCTGCTCAATATGCCTACCAAGCCTGGTCGATGCTTTCTAAGCCCGTCATGAAGGCCAGATACGATCTCGACATCTCCTCCCCGATGGTCAGAGGTAACAACCATGTCGGGGTGGCTCAACTAGGGTTTCCTGAAGGCAGTTCCTTTGTCCTCAAGGAACAGAGCCCTAATCAGGATATTGGTCGTGGGAATGACAATGAAGTGGTGGTTATTTCTGACGATGACGATGACGGAGATGAAGACATTATTACAATGGCTCGAACAGCGAAAGTGTTCAAAATAAATGGAAAGAGAGTGAAGTTTATaccattgaagaagaagaaaagaaaagattctTCAACAAGCAACGTGAGGAAGAcctag
- the LOC103835068 gene encoding uncharacterized protein LOC103835068 isoform X1: protein MMMRKIPTWPWRLLGGKKEKETEALKFPAKINREKGRVFKRKEMGLESFGSSGSESVALASAAGDGPEWSVGWTEPHGPGFQTDEEGDDGGFLVLVPCYRAVSEGSGNNQFLSAVKNLPNGLSPDGKNYMEQWLSSLQNL, encoded by the exons ATGATGATGAGAAAGATTCCTACTTGGCCTTGGAGGCTATTAGGTGGTAAAAAGGAGAAAGAGACCGAAGCTCTCAAGTTCCCTGCAAAGATAAATCGAGAGaaaggaagagttttcaagagGAAGGAGATGGGACTTGAGAGCTTTGGTTCGTCCGGCTCAGAATCTGTGGCTCTTGCTTCTGCTGCTGGGGATGGGCCTGAGTGGTCTGTTGGATGGACTGAGCCACATGGACCTGGTTTCCAAACCGATGAAGAAGGAGATGACGGTGGATTTTTAGTGCTGGTTCCTTGTTACAGAGCTGTCTCTGAAGGCTCTGGTAATAACCAGTTCTTGTCTGCTGTCAAGAATCTTCCCAACGGGTTGTCTCCTG ATGGGAAGAACTACATGGAGCAATGGCTTTCATCTCTGCAGAACCTTTGA
- the LOC103835068 gene encoding uncharacterized protein LOC103835068 isoform X2, producing the protein MMMRKIPTWPWRLLGGKKEKETEALKFPAKINREKGRVFKRKEMGLESFGSSGSESVALASAAGDGPEWSVGWTEPHGPGFQTDEEGDDGGFLVLVPCYRAVSEGSGNNQFLSAVKNLPNGLSPGMNYYLSWGFI; encoded by the coding sequence ATGATGATGAGAAAGATTCCTACTTGGCCTTGGAGGCTATTAGGTGGTAAAAAGGAGAAAGAGACCGAAGCTCTCAAGTTCCCTGCAAAGATAAATCGAGAGaaaggaagagttttcaagagGAAGGAGATGGGACTTGAGAGCTTTGGTTCGTCCGGCTCAGAATCTGTGGCTCTTGCTTCTGCTGCTGGGGATGGGCCTGAGTGGTCTGTTGGATGGACTGAGCCACATGGACCTGGTTTCCAAACCGATGAAGAAGGAGATGACGGTGGATTTTTAGTGCTGGTTCCTTGTTACAGAGCTGTCTCTGAAGGCTCTGGTAATAACCAGTTCTTGTCTGCTGTCAAGAATCTTCCCAACGGGTTGTCTCCTGGTATGAATTATTATCTCTCTTGGGGGTTCATATAA
- the LOC103835072 gene encoding protein CURVATURE THYLAKOID 1D, chloroplastic translates to MELSTVTTITHLPPTTSRHVYLTGNTSPVSRISLPPQGNVPSLRLQSHTLRCARKFPGETVSEDTSTGVNEFVLEKPGVVADKEDNFTSEAQAEDEQTQASLEFLNDIKLDSDNTYSIVLYGFGGILAIYLTSAIVGSLESVPLLPKLMEVVGLGYTLWFTTRYLLFKSNREELKTKISEIKKQVLGSDSD, encoded by the exons ATGGAGCTCTCCACAGTCACCACCATCACTCACCTCCCTCCGACCACCAGCCGCCACGTATATCTAACGGGAAACACTTCCCCCGTGAGTCGAATCTCACTCCCTCCCCAGGGAAACGTTCCATCTCTCCGTCTTCAGTCCC ACACGTTGCGATGTGCGAGAAAGTTTCCAGGAGAAACAGTGTCTGAAGACACGTCAACGGGAGTTAATGAGTTTGTTCTTGAGAAGCCTGGAGTAGTTGCAGACAAAGAGGATAACTTTACTAGTGAAGCTCAAGCTGAAGACGAGCAAACTCAAGCCTCCTTAGAGTTCTTGAACGATATCAAG CTGGACTCAGACAACACTTATTCAATCGTTCTCTATGGGTTTGGTGGGATACTTGCTATCTACTTGACTTCTGCAATCGTTGGTTCACTCGAATCAGTCCCTCTG TTACCTAAGCTGATGGAAGTGGTTGGTCTCGGATACACACTCTGGTTCACTACACGTTACTTGCTATTCAAG AGTAACAGAGAAGAACTCAAGACAAAGATTAGTGAAATCAAAAAGCAAGTTCTTGGCTCTGATAGTGATTGA
- the LOC108869478 gene encoding uncharacterized protein At4g38062, with product MEKVYEELDEVKAANEKLRGDFRAKTELLENLKKVQNKQLIEIQEARSVIEKQGFESEEKAREISELKRTNEDLQRCLREKDSVLKRLNEVNDKLRADGEEKNSGFEEERRKLVLALDEASEKNIDLERKSNAYRAEIEGLKGSLAAAEKKKTEAEKTVRALKEARGRDDVAVKLEEEKAQVEEKLKWKKEQFKHLEEAYEKLNNTFKSRKKEWEEERSTILDEIYSLQTKVDSQIRISEDLEKKLQMCNSVLTQEETRRKHLEIEVSELKAKYEDTFAECRDARTQLDELVGKRDEEVAELRHSLSTKEAYFKEMKYENGKLEQENRELLASLRELQEATIQGSGSSALSKLKSKFRNLENVHKNCSANLRSRESEWRSQLEKMAEEMSDYKSQLGSKDAAVNELELELENFHSSADKMRLQYEEISVMFLVLSRTVSEAQSRLVNVTDEQTKHERSKEKRCSILIEELEQKSVALAKAREETEAERERVACLLKRVETLDHFEEQNLQMQKEVERYRQTVEESSKLQTQMKEKLKEADIDFQEKLLQVCDALDNTNSDLIAERERVMNLTRQIESFGVVKEKNLVMEKELQKHKEMLEESEKRRMVLEELESNSKENIRELCSKVDTAYAKLAEEVEKNVSLIRKIESIDQNEEQRHRELESYKERLEKATKSQTLLQEKVVEVESHSKRKLAEVSEDLEAANCELSDKTSEAYQLEFQLWVWKSIAKRLKVELEQNQNLRKRVEASLLEQVTLGDAMRQERNELVNKLKAAARSDSEKEILIKIMREKDKNLEEVQREVDLLEQESLTRELEDAVFAHITAEKVLQNERDELESSLKSVSLLLEQKQNEATMVYNAWEKLAADRILTEVETEAKKLMIIELEEDISSISQKLERSDEYVSCLRVELESKQGELKEVTTQMQERLRTSEADKTELVKQVTSLSSERQDLLCFISELENGMSKQCDEDTKLMKALEKTVQHYDGFGKENNNVGSPRLVMKHEDVAVEDRSPFRQLNH from the coding sequence ATGGAGAAGGTGTACGAAGAGCTAGACGAAGTCAAAGCCGCGAATGAGAAGCTCAGAGGAGACTTCAGAGCCAAAACGGAGCTTCTTGAGAACCTGAAGAAGGTTCAGAACAAGCAGTTGATAGAGATTCAAGAGGCGAGATCTGTAATCGAGAAGCAAGGTTTTGAATCCGAGGAGAAAGCCAGAGAAATCTCTGAGTTGAAGCGAACGAACGAGGATCTGCAGCGTTGTTTGAGGGAGAAGGATTCTGTTCTCAAGCGTTTGAATGAAGTTAACGATAAGCTTAGAGCtgatggagaagagaagaacagTGGATTTGAAGAGGAGAGGAGGAAGTTGGTGTTGGCGTTGGATGAAGCAAGTGAGAAGAACATTGACCTGGAGCGGAAGAGCAATGCCTATAGAGCTGAGATTGAGGGACTCAAGGGGAGTTTAGCGGCGGCGGAGAAGAAGAAAACGGAAGCTGAGAAAACCGTTAGAGCTTTGAAAGAAGCGAGAGGGAGAGATGACGTGGCGGTTAAATTGGAGGAGGAGAAGGCTCAGGTGGAAGAGAAGCTGAAATGGAAGAAGGAGCAGTTCAAGCATCTCGAGGAGGCTTACGAGAAGCTCAACAACACGTTTAAATCTCGCAAGAAAGAGTGGGAGGAAGAGAGATCGACGATTCTAGACGAAATCTACTCTCTTCAGACCAAGGTGGACTCGCAAATTAGAATCTCGGAGGATCTCGAGAAGAAGCTTCAGATGTGCAACAGCGTGCTGACGCAAGAAGAGACGAGAAGAAAGCATCTGGAGATCGAGGTTTCCGAGTTAAAGGCTAAATACGAAGACACCTTTGCGGAGTGCCGAGACGCGAGGACGCAGTTAGATGAGCTGGTTGGGAAAAGAGACGAGGAAGTCGCGGAGCTGAGACACTCGTTGAGCACCAAAGAGGCGTATTTCAAGGAGATGAAGTACGAGAACGGGAAGCTTGAGCAGGAGAACCGCGAGCTGCTGGCTTCGTTGAGAGAGCTGCAAGAAGCTACGATCCAGGGATCAGGAAGCTCTGCGCTATCAAAGCTGAAAAGCAAGTTTCGGAACTTGGAGAACGTGCACAAGAACTGTTCAGCTAATCTAAGGAGTAGAGAGTCTGAGTGGAGGTCTCAGCTGGAGAAGATGGCTGAAGAGATGAGTGATTATAAGTCCCAGCTGGGAAGTAAGGATGCGGCAGTGAATGAGCTTGAGTTGGAGCTTGAAAACTTTCATTCTTCGGCAGATAAAATGAGGCTGCAGTATGAAGAGATCTCAGTTATGTTCTTAGTGTTGAGTAGAACAGTGTCTGAGGCTCAGTCAAGGCTTGTGAATGTCACAGATGAACAAACCAAACACGAGAGAAGTAAAGAAAAAAGGTGTTCTATATTGATTGAGGAGCTAGAGCAAAAGAGTGTTGCGCTGGCAAAGGCACGTGAAGAGACTGAAGCAGAACGTGAGAGGGTCGCGTGCTTGCTGAAAAGAGTTGAAACGCTAGATCATTTTGAAGAACAGAATCTTCAGATGCAGAAAGAGGTGGAGAGGTACAGACAAACAGTTGAGGAGTCATCTAAACTCCAAACTCAGATGAAAGAGAAACTGAAAGAGGCTGATATTGACTTTCAAGAGAAGCTTCTGCAAGTCTGTGATGCACTTGACAACACAAACTCGGACCTTATCGCAGAACGTGAGAGAGTCATGAATCTAACAAGGCAGATTGAGTCCTTTGGTGTTGTCAAAGAGAAGAATCTAGTGATGGAAAAGGAACTTCAGAAGCATAAGGAGATGCTGGAGGAATCAGAAAAGCGTCGAATGGTTTTAGAGGAGCTTGAAAGTAATTCCAAGGAGAATATTAGAGAGCTCTGCAGCAAGGTGGACACTGCATATGCAAAGTTGGCAGAAGAAGTTGAGAAGAATGTCTCATTGATAAGAAAAATTGAGTCCATTGATCAAAACGAAGAGCAGAGACATAGGGAGCTTGAAAGTTACAAGGAGAGGCTTGAGAAGGCGACTAAAAGCCAAACTCTCTTACAAGAGAAAGTTGTAGAGGTGGAAAGCCATTCGAAAAGGAAACTTGCTGAAGTTTCTGAGGACTTAGAAGCAGCGAACTGTGAACTGTCTGATAAAACCTCTGAAGCGTACCAGCTTGAGTTCCAGTTATGGGTCTGGAAATCTATTGCTAAGAGGTTGAAAGTGGAGCTCGAGCAAAACCAGAACCTCCGCAAAAGAGTGGAAGCTTCTCTTCTTGAACAGGTTACACTTGGAGATGCCATGAGGCAAGAAAGAAATGAGCTGGTGAATAAACTAAAGGCAGCTGCTAGGTCTGATTCAGAGAAAGAAATCCTAATAAAGATCATGAGGGAGAAGGACAAGAACTTGGAAGAGGTACAGAGAGAGGTAGACTTGTTGGAACAAGAATCACTTACGAGAGAACTTGAGGATGCTGTTTTTGCGCATATAACTGCAGAGAAGGTGTTGCAGAACGAGAGAGATGAATTGGAAAGTTCATTAAAGTCTGTGTCTTTGCTTCTGGAACAGAAGCAAAATGAGGCTACTATGGTTTACAACGCATGGGAGAAACTAGCTGCTGATAGGATTCTTACCGAGGTAGAAACCGAGGCGAAGAAGCTGATGATAATAGAGCTAGAAGAGGACATCTCTAGTATTAGCCAGAAGCTAGAAAGATCCGATGAGTATGTTTCTTGTTTGAGAGTAGAACTGGAGTCTAAGCAGGGAGAGTTGAAAGAAGTAACCACACAGATGCAGGAAAGGCTAAGAACTTCAGAAGCGGACAAGACAGAGTTAGTTAAACAAGTCACGAGTTTGTCATCAGAAAgacaagatcttctctgttttatCAGTGAACTGGAGAATGGAATGTCGAAGCAGTGTGATGAAGACACGAAGCTGATGAAAGCTTTGGAGAAAACAGTCCAACATTATGATGGATTTGGTAAAGAGAACAACAATgttggttctccaagattggtAATGAAGCATGAAGATGTTGCTGTTGAAGATAGGTCACCATTTAGACAACTTAACCATTAG